A region from the Brassica napus cultivar Da-Ae chromosome C8, Da-Ae, whole genome shotgun sequence genome encodes:
- the LOC106413679 gene encoding protein EARLY FLOWERING 3: MMKSGKEEEKRLEPMFPRLHVKDAEKGGPRAPPRNKMALYEQLSIPSQRFTSSDRAGSLPRNTSSPLLPPGPSSNQGTDNFVSHMPFMENVRASSAHHDHQRKIAREEDDFAVPVFINSRCSGRGKCGSKRGVGLAANSATEDMDLASTSDRVDDGRINNGVESHMAASEEEGHGNANDEYCTSGGGYTSLQQEINNEEEASDDNSMVDSVSSLDVSPDDVVGVLGQKRFWRARKAIANQQRVFAVQLFELHRLIKVQRLIAASPDVLVDDMSYVGKVTAKSYPVKELHLPSGFIVKPPLPQVIKHRSSSDSDKTDQHKMECSAENVVGRLPNQGQGHHHQQPSNYMMPFATNQPSPNGCYYPPQPPPSGGNQQWLIPVMSPSEGLIYKPHPGPDPGHTGPVCGGYYGHFMPAPMFMGGGGGQPPPFHPGMGFLSHGNGYFPPYGGIMMNPYYSGQQQQQQPNEQMNNNIQQQSSVNEATSQQQQPTKSYPRAKKSRQEGISGKKKSFQPFSAVDDVHDDKINNAAQPTEEMMTTTTTTTTTVTQTTRDGAGVTRVIKVVPHNANLASENAARIFRSIQEERKHYYP, from the exons ATGATGAAGAGtgggaaagaagaagagaagagattgGAACCGATGTTCCCAAGGCTACATGTGAAGGATGCAGAGAAAGGAGGGCCAAGAGCTCCTCCAAGAAACAAGATGGCTCTCTATGAGCAACTTAGCATCCCTTCTCAGAGGTTTACTAGTAGTGATCGTGCTGGGTCTTTGCCCCGTAACACCTCCTCCCCTTTGCTTCCTCCTGGACCATCATCTAACCAG GGAACTGATAACTTTGTCTCCCATATGCCCTTCATGGAAAATGTGCGGGCTTCTTCAGCACATCATGATCATCAGAGGAAAATAGCTAGAGAGGAAGATGATTTCGCTGTTCCAGTATTTATTAACTCTAGATGTTCTGGCAGAGGCAAGTGTGGCTCAAAGCGAGGTGTTGGCTTGGCAGCTAACTCAGCTACAGAGGATATGGATCTTGCATCGACTAGTGACCGAGTAGATGATGGACGCATTAATAATGGAGTTGAGTCTCACATGGCGGCATCGGAAGAAGAAGGTCATGGTAATGCTAATGATGAGTACTGTACAAGTGGAGGAGGATACACCTCTCTGCAACAAGAGATAAATAATGAAGAGGAGGCGAGTGATGATAATTCTATGGTGGATTCTGTTTCCAGCTTAGATGTCTCTCCCGATGACGTTGTGGGAGTGTTGGGTCAAAAACGTTTCTGGAGAGCAAGGAAAGCTATTGCCAA TCAACAAAGAGTATTTGCTGTTCAACTGTTTGAGCTGCACAGGCTGATTAAG GTCCAAAGACTAATAGCTGCATCGCCGGATGTTTTGGTCGATGACATGAGCTATGTTGGAAAAGTTACTGCTAAAAGCTATCCAGTGAAGGAGCTCCACCTTCCATCAGGTTTTATAGTAAAGCCTCCTCTACCACAGGTTATCAAACACAGAAGCAGCAGCGACTCGGACAAGACTGACCAACATAAAATGGAATGCTCAGCTGAGAACGTAGTTGGGAGGCTGCCAAACCAAGGTCAaggtcatcatcatcaacaaccTTCCAACTACATGATGCCTTTTGCGACCAACCAACCCTCTCCAAATGGATGTTACTATCCTCCTCAGCCTCCTCCTTCGGGAGGAAACCAGCAATGGTTGATCCCTGTAATGTCTCCTTCCGAAGGGCTGATATACAAGCCGCACCCAGGTCCAGATCCGGGGCACACGGGGCCGGTCTGTGGAGGGTATTATGGTCATTTCATGCCTGCACCAATGTTCatgggtggtggtggtggtcagCCTCCTCCGTTTCACCCGGGCATGGGATTCCTATCTCATGGTAATGGCTACTTTCCTCCATATGGTGGTATCATGATGAACCCTTACTATTCcggacaacaacaacaacaacaacccaaTGAGCAAATGAACAACAACATCCAACAACAGAGCTCAGTGAATGAAGCGACTTCACAACAACAACAGCCAACGAAATCTTATCCTCGGGCTAAAAAGAGCAGGCAAGAGGGAATCTCTGGTAAGAAGAAGTCCTTTCAACCATTCTCAGCGGTTGATGATGTTCATGATGACAAGATCAACAATGCTGCACAACCTACTGAGGAAATGATGACGacaaccacaaccacaacaaCAACTGTGACTCAGACAACGAGAGATGGAGCAGGAGTGACGAGAGTGATCAAGGTGGTTCCGCACAATGCCAATCTGGCGAGTGAGAACGCTGCAAGAATTTTCCGGTCAATACAAGAAGAGCGTAAACACTACTACCCTTGA